From a single Pseudalkalibacillus hwajinpoensis genomic region:
- a CDS encoding cytochrome C oxidase subunit IV family protein: MANHEGTETLSKHDQSHLDIHHKIAHEKEFKQQLVSFAMMIFLTMIAFVAVASDAIGDAFTVIFIMILAGIQLVFQLYMFMHLSHKGHQYPAWGIFFGVFVAGTCVVALMGMIW; the protein is encoded by the coding sequence ATGGCAAATCATGAAGGCACTGAAACGTTGTCAAAACATGATCAAAGTCATCTCGACATTCACCATAAGATCGCTCATGAAAAGGAATTCAAGCAACAGCTCGTTTCCTTTGCAATGATGATCTTCCTTACGATGATTGCATTTGTTGCGGTCGCAAGTGATGCGATCGGTGATGCGTTCACTGTTATTTTCATTATGATCCTTGCAGGAATTCAGCTGGTTTTTCAGCTTTATATGTTCATGCATTTAAGTCACAAAGGGCATCAGTACCCTGCTTGGGGGATTTTCTTTGGAGTTTTCGTCGCAGGCACTTGTGTCGTAGCTCTAATGGGAATGATCTGGTAG
- a CDS encoding cytochrome c oxidase subunit 3 yields MKANETLSKLPANPERATLDGKNKFLGFWFFLGGETVLFASLFGVYLGLRNATNGGVSAQELFELPLVFIATMLLLTSSLTSVFATMALKTNHFKRMIGWFVVTGLLGLAFLGLEIYEFNHYVHEYGHTIKSSAWGSAFYTLVGTHGAHVFVGISWITLLIIRNLRRGMDLYTAPKFYLFALYWHFIDVVWIFIFTVVYLMGKVG; encoded by the coding sequence ATGAAAGCTAACGAAACACTGAGCAAATTGCCTGCTAATCCGGAACGGGCTACGTTAGACGGTAAAAACAAATTTCTTGGTTTCTGGTTTTTCCTTGGAGGCGAAACCGTGCTTTTCGCCTCGCTTTTTGGGGTATACTTAGGATTAAGGAATGCAACAAACGGAGGAGTATCAGCACAAGAATTGTTCGAGCTTCCCCTTGTATTTATCGCGACGATGCTTCTTCTTACAAGTAGTTTGACGTCAGTATTTGCAACAATGGCTCTTAAAACAAATCACTTTAAACGTATGATTGGTTGGTTTGTGGTAACTGGACTCTTAGGGCTTGCGTTCCTTGGACTTGAGATTTATGAGTTTAATCATTATGTACATGAGTACGGGCATACGATTAAAAGCAGTGCTTGGGGTTCTGCATTCTACACGCTTGTCGGAACACACGGAGCTCACGTATTTGTTGGTATCTCATGGATTACACTCCTTATTATCCGTAACCTAAGACGTGGAATGGACCTGTATACGGCACCAAAGTTCTATTTATTTGCCCTTTACTGGCACTTTATTGACGTTGTATGGATTTTTATCTTTACAGTCGTTTACTTAATGGGAAAGGTGGGTTAA
- the ctaD gene encoding cytochrome c oxidase subunit I, whose product MSAHAYKKKNPVWDWLTTVDHKKIGILYLASGAFFFLLGGLEAILLRVQLLYPEFDFVGAETFNQLLTMHGTTMIFLAAMPLIFGFMNAIIPLQIGARDVAFPFVNSLGFWLFTAGGILLNLGWFLGGAPDAGWTGYAPLSTTSPGNGVDFYVLGLQISGIGTLIGGINFLVTIINMRAPGMTFMRMPLFTWSSFITSGLILFAFPALTIGLALLMFDRLFGSQFFAAEAGGNPIIYEHLFWIFGHPEVYILVLPAFGMFSEIIATFARKRLFGYSAMVFATALIGFLGFMVWVHHMFTVGLGPIANSIFAVATMLIAVPTGVKIFNWLFTMWGGKVSFPTANLFAVGFIPSFVLGGMTGVMLSVPPADYQYHDSYFVVAHFHYVIVGGVVFGLFAGMYYWWPKIFGTVLNEFLGKLHFWLFFIGFHLTFFPMHFLGLMGMPRRVYTYLSGQSLDEANFAATMGAFLMGLATVIMVWNIIQTSVKGKKAGNDPWDGRTLEWAISSPAPEYNFAQTPLIRGLDAWWLEKRAGNKEMIPAEPLDDIHMPDASILPLVLSAGLFIAGIAAIYSNWVIAIGGLVITAAAMILRSVIDYHGYHIHKEDLPAEGGKGK is encoded by the coding sequence GTGTCAGCACATGCTTATAAAAAGAAAAATCCCGTATGGGATTGGCTCACTACCGTTGACCATAAGAAGATCGGGATCCTTTATCTCGCTTCCGGTGCGTTCTTCTTTCTACTCGGCGGTTTAGAAGCTATTTTACTACGGGTGCAGTTGCTTTATCCAGAATTTGATTTCGTAGGCGCTGAAACATTTAACCAGCTGCTTACTATGCACGGAACGACCATGATCTTTTTGGCCGCCATGCCCCTCATATTTGGGTTCATGAATGCGATCATCCCGCTCCAGATTGGCGCGAGAGATGTAGCGTTTCCTTTCGTAAACTCTCTTGGTTTCTGGCTTTTTACTGCAGGTGGTATTCTGCTTAACCTTGGTTGGTTCCTTGGCGGAGCTCCTGATGCAGGGTGGACGGGGTATGCACCACTCTCGACTACCAGTCCTGGTAATGGCGTAGATTTTTACGTGCTGGGACTTCAGATTTCAGGTATTGGTACTTTAATAGGGGGAATAAATTTCCTCGTTACAATTATTAACATGCGTGCACCGGGTATGACATTCATGCGTATGCCGTTGTTCACATGGTCTAGCTTTATTACATCCGGTCTTATTCTTTTTGCATTCCCTGCGCTTACAATTGGTCTTGCTCTTCTTATGTTTGATCGTTTGTTTGGTTCTCAGTTCTTCGCAGCTGAAGCAGGTGGTAACCCGATTATTTATGAACATCTATTCTGGATTTTCGGGCACCCGGAAGTTTACATTCTAGTGCTTCCAGCATTCGGAATGTTCTCAGAAATTATAGCAACATTCGCTCGGAAGCGTCTTTTTGGTTATTCAGCAATGGTTTTCGCAACAGCTCTAATCGGTTTCTTAGGATTCATGGTATGGGTTCACCATATGTTTACAGTTGGACTTGGTCCGATTGCTAACTCCATCTTTGCAGTTGCAACAATGCTCATCGCAGTACCAACAGGGGTGAAAATCTTTAACTGGCTCTTTACAATGTGGGGAGGAAAAGTTAGCTTCCCAACAGCAAACTTATTTGCAGTTGGATTTATTCCTTCTTTCGTACTCGGTGGAATGACAGGGGTTATGCTTAGTGTTCCACCTGCTGACTACCAGTACCATGACAGTTACTTTGTTGTTGCTCACTTCCACTACGTTATTGTTGGTGGGGTAGTATTTGGACTATTCGCAGGAATGTACTACTGGTGGCCAAAGATTTTTGGTACAGTATTAAACGAATTCCTTGGAAAGCTGCATTTCTGGTTATTCTTTATCGGATTCCATTTAACATTCTTCCCGATGCACTTCCTTGGTTTAATGGGAATGCCTCGTCGTGTTTACACATACCTTTCTGGACAAAGTCTTGATGAAGCAAACTTTGCGGCGACAATGGGTGCGTTCTTAATGGGACTTGCTACAGTAATTATGGTTTGGAACATTATCCAAACATCTGTTAAAGGTAAAAAAGCTGGAAACGATCCGTGGGATGGAAGAACACTTGAATGGGCAATTTCTTCACCAGCACCAGAGTATAACTTTGCTCAAACGCCACTTATACGTGGTCTTGATGCATGGTGGCTAGAAAAACGCGCGGGTAATAAAGAAATGATTCCTGCTGAACCTCTGGATGACATACACATGCCTGATGCTTCAATTCTCCCGCTTGTATTGTCAGCTGGCCTGTTTATTGCAGGTATTGCGGCTATTTATTCAAACTGGGTGATTGCAATTGGTGGGCTTGTTATTACAGCGGCAGCTATGATCCTTCGCTCAGTCATTGATTATCATGGCTATCATATTCATAAAGAAGATTTGCCTGCTGAAGGGGGGAAAGGCAAATGA
- the coxB gene encoding cytochrome c oxidase subunit II, whose protein sequence is MKRWRNVWRFLPLLSVIALTLTGCGNEQLTAMLPKGEGAEMQFNLMMLSLYIMIGVFVVVALIYTVVLVRFRRRGESDNEIPEQTEGNVVLEILWTVVPIILLLILAVPTVMTTFALDEGTENVPKDALVVKVTAHQYWWEFEYPDLEVKTSQDLYIPTGERVYFELVSKDVTHSFWVPTLGGKMDTNTATTNKMWLNAQEPGTYYGKCAELCGPSHALMDFKVIAQEKEDFDAWAKSMKEATSTASTDQAAQGEEIFANSCIGCHAVGSEGGNTGPNLTNFGDREKVAGILDHTDENIKAWISNPSDFKPGNNMPQFGDQLNDEELDALVAYLNGLKVEE, encoded by the coding sequence ATGAAACGTTGGAGAAATGTTTGGCGTTTTTTACCACTGTTATCGGTAATTGCGTTAACGCTTACGGGTTGCGGTAACGAACAGCTAACAGCTATGCTCCCTAAGGGAGAAGGGGCTGAGATGCAATTTAATCTCATGATGTTAAGCCTTTACATCATGATTGGAGTCTTTGTTGTGGTAGCACTCATCTATACGGTTGTGCTTGTTCGCTTCAGACGACGTGGTGAAAGCGACAATGAAATCCCAGAGCAAACGGAAGGTAATGTTGTACTAGAGATTCTATGGACAGTTGTTCCTATTATTCTTCTTTTAATCCTTGCCGTGCCGACAGTAATGACGACGTTTGCATTAGACGAGGGAACTGAGAATGTCCCTAAAGATGCACTTGTTGTTAAAGTAACAGCTCACCAATACTGGTGGGAATTTGAGTATCCAGATCTTGAAGTAAAAACGTCTCAGGATTTGTATATTCCAACTGGAGAAAGAGTTTATTTTGAACTTGTCTCAAAAGATGTAACGCATTCGTTCTGGGTTCCAACTCTAGGTGGGAAAATGGATACGAATACAGCTACAACGAATAAAATGTGGCTTAATGCTCAAGAACCAGGTACATATTATGGTAAGTGTGCTGAGTTGTGTGGACCATCACATGCATTAATGGACTTTAAAGTCATTGCACAGGAGAAAGAAGACTTTGATGCATGGGCAAAGAGCATGAAAGAAGCTACTTCTACAGCGTCAACTGACCAGGCAGCTCAAGGTGAAGAGATTTTTGCGAACAGCTGTATTGGATGTCACGCTGTTGGAAGTGAAGGCGGTAACACAGGTCCTAACTTAACAAACTTTGGTGATCGGGAAAAAGTGGCAGGTATACTTGACCACACAGATGAAAACATCAAAGCCTGGATCAGTAATCCTTCAGATTTCAAACCTGGTAATAACATGCCTCAGTTTGGCGATCAGTTAAATGATGAAGAGCTTGATGCTCTTGTTGCTTACTTGAATGGTTTGAAGGTTGAAGAATAG
- the cyoE gene encoding heme o synthase, giving the protein MSKARTAYEASNRVMEPGPLSEANPTGTWKDFLTLTKLGIVFDNLITAFTGLWVASVAAGFDLFANPMVLILTMLGTAFVVAGGTSLNNYIDRDIDQVMARTNTRPSVTGKIPAKQVLFVGLGLSIVGSIMLLIIEPMAALLGLLGLVIYVVLYTMWTKRTTSLNTVVGSFSGALPPLIGWAAIDPNLSPVAWGMFLIMFIWQPPHFLALAMKRVDDYRDAGIPMLPVVAGFKMTKRQIVLYTAALVPVSLLLYSFGPVYVTVAAILGFGWFAIGVAGFFMKDDIKWARIMFVYSLNYITILFIVMIAVNINP; this is encoded by the coding sequence TTGAGTAAGGCTAGAACTGCATACGAAGCTTCAAACCGCGTAATGGAGCCTGGACCGCTTTCAGAAGCAAATCCAACGGGTACCTGGAAAGATTTCCTGACCCTTACAAAATTGGGGATTGTATTTGATAACTTGATTACCGCATTTACAGGATTGTGGGTGGCTTCCGTTGCTGCAGGGTTTGATCTATTCGCTAATCCGATGGTATTAATTTTGACGATGTTAGGAACAGCATTTGTTGTCGCCGGGGGAACATCTTTAAATAACTACATTGACCGCGATATTGACCAGGTCATGGCGCGGACGAATACAAGACCATCTGTAACTGGTAAAATACCTGCAAAACAGGTACTTTTTGTAGGTCTTGGGTTATCAATTGTAGGTTCAATCATGCTTCTTATTATTGAACCAATGGCAGCTCTTCTCGGGCTACTCGGCCTCGTGATTTACGTTGTCCTTTACACAATGTGGACAAAACGGACGACTTCATTGAATACAGTAGTAGGGTCATTTTCAGGTGCTCTTCCACCACTTATTGGGTGGGCAGCTATTGATCCGAATTTAAGTCCTGTTGCATGGGGAATGTTTTTAATCATGTTTATCTGGCAACCGCCACACTTTCTTGCACTTGCAATGAAAAGAGTTGACGATTACCGTGATGCAGGTATTCCAATGCTTCCAGTTGTTGCAGGATTTAAAATGACCAAGCGCCAGATTGTATTATATACAGCAGCGCTTGTACCGGTTTCGCTACTTCTATATAGCTTTGGACCTGTTTACGTTACAGTTGCAGCGATCCTTGGCTTTGGATGGTTTGCAATTGGTGTAGCTGGATTCTTCATGAAAGATGACATTAAGTGGGCACGAATTATGTTTGTATATTCATTGAATTACATTACAATTCTGTTCATTGTCATGATTGCAGTAAATATTAATCCTTAA